From the Acidobacteriota bacterium genome, one window contains:
- a CDS encoding SpoIIE family protein phosphatase yields the protein MYSLIIRSPGYPPQKVRLVRPQNTIGRSVRADIAIPDSFASRLHARLQAEENGYILEDLQSANGTYFNGMRVSVPIRLKPGDVIRIGETDLEFASDTIHSVSNLSRTAVFLADSLPAAAPEATIGMAGFRATDEILGRASGQLGGKTSMVAPKMPSGASAIEVSGPPTDPKRRLLALVSKVGVALLSNSDLDEVLDQVMNIVFESLPVERGYLMMSNENQSEPNASSLICKVARVGGKSISGEVTLSRHITEQVLVARTAVLTLNAQQDPRFAGQQSIVLSGTRSVMAVPLALGDQVHGLIYVENPYEQRFTPDDLEVLTTIASVAVIKIENARLLEERLEKQRLEEEVALAGRIQASMLPRCDPELPGFELAGLSRPAAGVSGDYYDYIRISDSHLAVVIGDVTGHGISSGLLMALAKGGLLNQVIISSKAEDVMTAMNTLIYENGSRRDLMTFCYLLVNLYSGEISLSNAGHPFPYWFQSPTRTVHSIEIGAYPLGAKALAVYPAQTLTMSVGDVIVIYSDGIVELQNTRKEQLGYQRFETMIRDIAHKPAREICEGLVESALKFSAGCLPEDDITVVVLKRRPPLVR from the coding sequence ATGTACTCACTGATCATTCGTTCACCTGGTTACCCGCCTCAGAAAGTTCGTCTGGTCCGTCCACAAAATACCATTGGACGTTCGGTTCGGGCTGACATTGCAATTCCAGATTCTTTTGCTTCGCGCCTGCATGCACGCCTTCAGGCTGAAGAAAACGGATATATCCTGGAAGATTTGCAAAGCGCCAATGGCACCTACTTCAATGGAATGCGGGTGAGTGTGCCGATTCGGCTCAAACCGGGAGATGTGATTCGGATTGGTGAAACGGATCTGGAATTTGCCAGCGATACCATTCACTCAGTCAGTAACCTTTCACGGACAGCCGTGTTTCTGGCCGATAGTTTGCCAGCCGCCGCTCCGGAAGCGACGATTGGGATGGCCGGATTTCGGGCAACGGATGAAATTCTGGGACGTGCCTCCGGGCAATTAGGTGGAAAAACCTCAATGGTGGCACCAAAGATGCCCAGCGGCGCCAGTGCCATCGAGGTCAGCGGGCCACCGACCGATCCCAAACGCCGGTTGCTCGCCCTGGTCAGCAAGGTGGGTGTGGCACTTTTATCCAACTCTGACTTAGACGAAGTGTTGGACCAGGTAATGAACATCGTCTTTGAATCCCTGCCGGTTGAGCGGGGGTATTTGATGATGAGCAATGAAAACCAGTCGGAACCAAATGCCAGTTCGCTCATCTGCAAGGTGGCCCGTGTGGGAGGAAAATCCATCAGTGGAGAGGTGACCTTGAGCCGCCATATCACTGAACAGGTGCTGGTGGCCCGAACGGCGGTTCTGACGCTGAATGCCCAGCAGGATCCACGATTTGCCGGCCAGCAATCCATTGTGCTTTCCGGGACCCGGTCCGTGATGGCGGTCCCGCTTGCGCTGGGTGATCAGGTTCACGGGCTCATTTATGTTGAAAACCCCTATGAGCAACGCTTTACCCCAGATGATCTGGAGGTGTTGACCACCATCGCCAGCGTGGCGGTGATTAAAATTGAAAATGCTCGATTGCTGGAAGAACGGCTGGAAAAACAACGCCTTGAAGAAGAAGTAGCCCTGGCCGGACGAATTCAGGCTTCGATGCTGCCACGCTGCGACCCGGAACTGCCTGGTTTTGAACTGGCTGGACTTTCACGACCAGCGGCTGGGGTGAGCGGCGACTATTATGATTACATCCGGATTTCAGACAGCCATCTGGCCGTCGTGATTGGTGACGTTACAGGCCACGGTATTTCATCCGGGTTGCTGATGGCACTTGCCAAAGGTGGTCTGTTAAATCAGGTCATTATTTCGAGCAAAGCCGAAGACGTGATGACCGCCATGAACACGTTGATTTATGAAAATGGGAGTCGGCGTGACCTGATGACCTTCTGCTACCTGCTCGTCAACCTCTACTCCGGTGAAATCTCGCTCTCAAATGCGGGCCACCCCTTTCCGTACTGGTTCCAATCCCCAACCCGAACTGTTCACAGCATCGAAATTGGGGCGTATCCACTGGGGGCAAAAGCCCTGGCGGTCTATCCGGCCCAAACTCTCACCATGTCCGTCGGCGATGTGATCGTAATCTATAGTGACGGGATTGTTGAGCTGCAAAATACACGCAAAGAACAACTTGGCTATCAACGATTTGAAACCATGATCCGCGATATTGCCCATAAACCGGCGCGTGAAATTTGCGAAGGACTGGTGGAATCAGCTTTGAAATTTTCAGCCGGGTGTCTCCCCGAAGATGATATTACGGTTGTCGTTCTCAAACGCCGACCACCGCTCGTCCGCTGA
- a CDS encoding DUF4846 domain-containing protein gives MRLSLIFVCLLTACSTLGNSNTSPLVVSPTNTNASNQLIDRVRVPVGYQRLKPPTGSFANWLQHLKLKPGTPAVHLFDGSLKRNQSAHVAVVDIDTGTTDLQQCADAVMRLRAEYLFSSGKKSKIAFNFTSGFRCDFAKWAEGYRPEVTGNTVRWVKTASTDGSYKSFREYLIPVFTYAGTASLSQELKPVSNTREIEIGDVFIQGGFPGHAVIVVDVATHQQTKERLFLLAQSYMPAQEIHLLRNPTNNQLNPWYSANFQGNVETPEWTFPPGSLKRFGE, from the coding sequence ATGCGTCTGTCGTTGATTTTTGTTTGCCTGTTGACAGCCTGCTCAACCCTGGGAAATTCCAACACCTCACCGCTGGTTGTGTCGCCCACGAATACAAATGCCTCAAATCAACTCATTGATCGCGTGCGGGTTCCAGTTGGGTATCAGCGATTGAAACCGCCAACTGGGAGCTTTGCCAACTGGTTGCAGCACCTCAAGCTCAAACCTGGTACTCCTGCCGTTCACCTTTTTGATGGTTCACTGAAGAGAAACCAAAGCGCACACGTTGCGGTGGTTGACATTGATACTGGCACCACTGATTTGCAGCAATGTGCCGATGCCGTGATGCGGCTTCGGGCTGAATATCTCTTTTCATCCGGAAAAAAATCTAAAATTGCCTTCAATTTTACCAGCGGCTTTCGGTGTGATTTTGCAAAGTGGGCCGAAGGGTACCGCCCTGAAGTCACCGGAAATACTGTGCGCTGGGTCAAAACGGCTTCAACCGATGGTTCTTACAAAAGCTTTCGGGAATATCTGATCCCAGTTTTTACCTATGCGGGAACGGCATCGCTCAGTCAGGAACTGAAACCAGTTTCCAACACCCGCGAAATTGAAATCGGCGATGTTTTTATTCAAGGAGGGTTTCCAGGCCATGCCGTGATTGTGGTGGATGTGGCCACGCATCAACAAACCAAAGAACGGCTGTTTTTGCTGGCTCAAAGCTATATGCCCGCCCAGGAAATCCACCTTCTACGCAATCCAACCAATAATCAACTCAACCCATGGTACAGCGCGAATTTTCAAGGAAATGTTGAAACACCAGAATGGACTTTTCCTCCTGGCAGCCTGAAGCGGTTTGGTGAGTAG
- a CDS encoding DUF971 domain-containing protein: MSGELFPEAVNVSRSTATMELVWRDGEKSVFRLMSLRRVCPCATCAQERGENPHPKLVEEVPVEPEKKKRSLSLPLLGDVTKFEVTSMHHVGRYALGVTWQDNHSSIFTWAFLRQAGEEGLK, encoded by the coding sequence ATGTCAGGTGAATTATTTCCGGAAGCGGTCAATGTGAGCCGCTCAACTGCCACCATGGAACTGGTGTGGCGCGATGGTGAAAAAAGCGTGTTCCGATTGATGAGCCTTCGGCGGGTTTGCCCTTGTGCCACCTGTGCTCAGGAACGTGGCGAAAATCCACATCCCAAACTGGTTGAAGAAGTCCCCGTTGAGCCTGAAAAGAAAAAACGCTCGCTCAGTCTTCCACTGCTCGGTGATGTCACAAAATTTGAAGTAACTTCGATGCACCACGTCGGGCGATATGCGCTGGGTGTGACGTGGCAGGATAATCATTCCAGTATTTTCACCTGGGCGTTTCTCAGGCAGGCTGGGGAAGAAGGGCTCAAGTAA
- the bcp gene encoding thioredoxin-dependent thiol peroxidase, translating to MSSETPRELKVGDPAPAFSLQTGDGTTVNLSDFKGQRVVLYFYPRDNTPGCTREACGFRDDLAKLNSLRAQVLGVSTDSVASHKKFTEQYQLNFPLLSDPEMTVSQAYGVWQEKSNYGKKYFGIVRTTFIIDEEGNISRIFRRVKVDGHTEKVLEALAAK from the coding sequence ATGTCTTCAGAAACCCCACGCGAATTGAAAGTGGGCGATCCCGCACCAGCTTTCAGTTTACAAACCGGCGACGGAACCACCGTCAACCTGTCTGATTTCAAAGGTCAGCGCGTCGTGCTTTATTTCTATCCACGCGACAACACACCAGGATGCACCCGTGAAGCCTGTGGGTTTCGCGATGACCTGGCCAAACTCAATTCCCTGCGCGCTCAGGTGCTGGGAGTGAGCACCGATAGTGTGGCGTCGCACAAAAAATTTACCGAGCAATACCAGCTCAATTTTCCGTTGCTTTCCGACCCGGAAATGACAGTCTCGCAGGCATATGGCGTCTGGCAGGAAAAAAGCAACTATGGGAAAAAATACTTCGGCATTGTTCGAACGACCTTCATCATTGATGAAGAGGGCAACATCAGCCGGATCTTCCGTCGGGTGAAAGTTGATGGGCACACTGAAAAAGTGCTCGAAGCTTTAGCTGCCAAATAA
- a CDS encoding GNAT family N-acetyltransferase, whose protein sequence is MEIPILTTERLLMRAFRESDLDEYAAMCADPEVMRYLGEGHTLARWEAWRQMAMIMGHWQLRGYGMWAVEEKSTGKLLGRIGCFYPEGWPGFEIGWTLSRTAWGKGFATEGARAALDFAFHRLDQDHVISLIRPDNQASIRVAERLGESLEGSVTLFGGEALIYGIHRP, encoded by the coding sequence ATGGAAATTCCGATTCTTACCACTGAGCGCCTGTTGATGCGGGCATTTCGTGAATCAGACCTTGATGAGTACGCCGCCATGTGTGCTGATCCGGAGGTCATGCGCTACCTGGGCGAAGGTCACACGCTGGCCCGGTGGGAAGCCTGGCGGCAGATGGCCATGATCATGGGTCACTGGCAATTACGTGGATACGGAATGTGGGCAGTCGAAGAAAAATCAACTGGAAAATTGCTGGGCCGAATCGGGTGTTTTTACCCCGAAGGCTGGCCCGGATTTGAAATCGGCTGGACACTGAGCCGTACTGCCTGGGGCAAAGGATTTGCCACCGAAGGGGCCCGGGCGGCTCTCGACTTTGCGTTTCACAGGCTCGATCAAGATCACGTCATTAGTTTGATTCGTCCCGACAACCAGGCTTCCATTCGCGTGGCAGAACGCCTTGGCGAATCGCTCGAAGGCTCAGTCACTCTCTTCGGAGGCGAAGCGCTGATTTATGGGATTCATCGTCCCTGA
- a CDS encoding S9 family peptidase, protein MKVRSLSLLCLALFFSTIPGIAQHAGTASQNLLKPRTPNPEPRVQSTQQKKELTLDDVATPFRFFGDTADVQWLPDGQAYLIENPSGGGLAKVDVATGRMTPFHDAPRIAQGLKTTGLGDSEANILASLSNCTFNAGYTAALFDYKNDLFACDLTTGKAIRLTNSPDKSELEASFSPDGQWVAFVRDSNLFVVSVADGKERALTQDGSEKIFNGYLDWVYEEEVYGRGTKRAYWWAPNSSGLAYLRIDDTQVPPFTVIDDLVPAQKIEVTNYPKVGDPNPLVKLGVASVQAGSTQWMDLSAYQPIEFLITRVGWKPDSTSVVFEVQDRIQTWMDLNLGNAQSGKLQKLVREESKAWVDVVELPLWIPDGTFYWLSDRSGYRHLYHFGADGKLIAAVTKGNWDVRDFHGVSADGWAYFSGTERSSIGNDVYRIKTDGSGLQRLSNQNGTHTASFSPALNAFVDTWSNLTKAPKSQLLSNNGTLIRTLAENKDNPLREYNVGSSELLKVSTRDGFEMNALMIKPPDFDPTKKYPVLTHTYGGPGSPQVRDSWIGRWTLWHLFMAQKGYIVWICDNRSASNKGVASAHPVYRNLGELELRDLEDGVSYLKKLPYVDGSRIGIWGWSYGGYMTAYALTHSTTFKVGIAGAPVTDWRNYDSIYTERYMGLPMDNPEGYRKSSVLEAAGNLHGKLLLIHGLIDDNVHPQNSVQLIEALQKAGKQFDFMVYPASRHGVSQPHRVKHLQKLMTRFITENL, encoded by the coding sequence ATGAAGGTTCGTTCTTTGTCTTTGTTGTGCCTGGCACTCTTTTTTTCAACCATACCGGGCATTGCCCAACACGCGGGAACTGCGTCTCAGAACCTGCTCAAACCCCGAACCCCGAACCCTGAACCCCGAGTTCAGTCAACTCAGCAGAAAAAAGAGTTGACCCTCGATGATGTGGCAACCCCATTTCGATTTTTTGGGGATACCGCCGATGTGCAATGGCTGCCTGACGGACAGGCATATTTGATCGAAAATCCATCCGGCGGCGGATTGGCCAAAGTTGACGTTGCAACTGGCCGGATGACGCCGTTTCACGATGCCCCGCGAATTGCTCAAGGGTTAAAAACCACTGGGCTAGGTGACTCAGAGGCCAATATTTTGGCGTCACTCAGCAATTGCACATTCAACGCCGGGTACACAGCGGCTCTTTTTGATTACAAAAACGATCTCTTTGCCTGCGATCTGACCACCGGTAAAGCTATTCGGCTGACCAATTCACCAGATAAAAGCGAACTCGAAGCCAGTTTCAGCCCTGATGGACAGTGGGTTGCCTTTGTTCGTGATTCCAATCTGTTTGTGGTTTCCGTGGCTGACGGCAAAGAGCGCGCGCTCACTCAGGACGGAAGCGAGAAGATCTTCAACGGTTATCTCGATTGGGTGTATGAAGAAGAAGTCTATGGTCGCGGTACCAAACGCGCCTACTGGTGGGCCCCCAATTCATCGGGTCTGGCTTATCTGCGGATTGACGACACTCAGGTGCCGCCCTTTACGGTGATTGATGACCTGGTGCCGGCCCAAAAGATCGAAGTCACCAACTATCCGAAAGTCGGTGATCCCAACCCACTGGTCAAACTTGGCGTCGCCAGCGTCCAGGCTGGAAGCACTCAATGGATGGACCTGTCGGCCTACCAGCCGATTGAATTCCTCATCACCCGTGTCGGCTGGAAGCCTGATTCAACCAGCGTGGTGTTTGAAGTCCAGGATCGAATTCAAACCTGGATGGACCTGAATCTGGGCAATGCGCAGTCTGGAAAACTCCAAAAGCTGGTGCGCGAAGAAAGTAAAGCCTGGGTGGATGTGGTGGAATTGCCGCTCTGGATACCAGATGGCACCTTTTACTGGCTCAGTGACCGCTCTGGATATCGCCACCTCTATCACTTTGGGGCTGATGGCAAACTGATCGCTGCCGTGACCAAAGGCAACTGGGATGTGCGTGACTTTCACGGTGTTTCAGCCGATGGCTGGGCTTACTTTTCAGGAACTGAACGCTCGTCAATTGGCAATGATGTGTATCGCATCAAAACCGACGGCTCGGGCCTGCAACGCTTGAGCAATCAGAACGGCACCCACACAGCCAGCTTCAGCCCGGCACTCAATGCCTTTGTTGATACCTGGAGCAACCTGACCAAAGCCCCGAAATCACAACTCTTGAGCAATAACGGGACGCTGATTCGCACACTGGCTGAAAATAAAGACAACCCGTTGCGCGAATACAATGTAGGCAGCAGCGAACTGCTCAAAGTCTCCACCCGCGATGGCTTTGAAATGAATGCGCTGATGATCAAGCCGCCTGATTTCGACCCGACGAAGAAATATCCGGTATTGACTCACACCTACGGCGGTCCTGGTTCGCCCCAGGTGCGCGACTCCTGGATTGGCCGCTGGACACTCTGGCATCTGTTTATGGCCCAAAAAGGCTATATCGTCTGGATTTGCGATAACCGATCCGCCAGCAACAAAGGTGTGGCTTCGGCCCACCCAGTCTATCGGAATCTGGGCGAACTGGAATTACGCGATTTGGAAGACGGTGTCAGCTACTTGAAAAAACTCCCCTATGTTGACGGGAGTCGGATTGGGATCTGGGGCTGGAGTTACGGCGGCTATATGACCGCTTATGCCCTGACGCACAGCACCACCTTTAAAGTCGGGATTGCCGGCGCTCCGGTCACCGATTGGAGAAACTACGATTCAATTTATACCGAGCGGTATATGGGACTTCCCATGGATAATCCAGAAGGCTACCGCAAAAGCTCGGTGCTCGAAGCGGCTGGAAATCTTCACGGCAAACTGCTGCTGATCCACGGACTCATTGACGACAACGTTCACCCGCAAAACAGCGTGCAGTTGATCGAAGCCTTGCAAAAAGCTGGGAAACAGTTTGACTTTATGGTGTATCCAGCTTCACGGCACGGTGTTTCCCAACCACATCGAGTCAAACACCTCCAAAAACTGATGACACGGTTCATCACAGAAAATCTTTAA
- a CDS encoding peptide MFS transporter, giving the protein MIYGLIVGLLILGPLLVLGGANLLRVILEKAGHPSGLAILFLTEVWERLSYYGMRALLVLYMVEAMTGGGFGFANAKATQIYGYYTSAVYLTAIPGGWIADNILGAKNAVILGGIIIALGQFTLAAPSPEVFYLGLFLIIIGTGFLKPNISAMVGALYKQGDVRRDAGFSIFYMGINLGALLAPLTCGFVAQDPRFKAWLIQSGVDPHTCWRWAFAVAGFGMSLGVMQFLFGRKYLEAVGNRPIGKSASAEAVANAKSQQPEGYDKPITREDYKRLGAVIIFCTFAVLFWAVFEQAGSSLTLFADQMTNNQVLGIPYPSSYYQSVNPFFIIALTPLFAWMWVKWGEKQPSTPLKFGIGLFFVGVGFVVAAYASSIAGSTNAKVAAWWLIAVYFIHTVGELCLSPVGLSTMTKLAHPKLVGMVMGIWFLAPAIGNFIGGFVAGYFDAKDPAIVVKLFGILGCVAIGGGVVMALLTPVIRKLMGNVR; this is encoded by the coding sequence ATGATCTATGGATTAATCGTCGGTTTGCTGATCCTTGGCCCGCTCCTGGTTTTAGGAGGTGCCAATCTACTTCGGGTAATTCTTGAGAAAGCTGGTCACCCATCAGGACTTGCCATCTTGTTTCTGACCGAAGTCTGGGAACGGTTGAGCTACTACGGGATGCGCGCGTTGCTGGTGTTGTACATGGTCGAAGCGATGACAGGCGGTGGGTTTGGGTTTGCAAATGCCAAAGCCACTCAGATTTATGGGTATTACACCTCAGCCGTTTACCTCACCGCAATTCCAGGCGGATGGATTGCGGATAACATCCTGGGCGCCAAAAATGCAGTTATTTTGGGCGGGATTATCATCGCACTGGGACAGTTTACCCTGGCGGCTCCATCGCCGGAGGTTTTCTACCTGGGATTGTTTTTGATCATCATTGGCACTGGTTTCTTGAAACCCAATATCAGCGCCATGGTTGGGGCGCTCTACAAGCAAGGCGATGTCCGGCGAGATGCAGGGTTTTCAATCTTCTATATGGGAATCAACTTAGGAGCATTGCTTGCCCCGCTGACCTGTGGCTTTGTGGCCCAGGACCCACGGTTTAAAGCCTGGTTGATTCAATCAGGTGTTGATCCACATACCTGCTGGCGGTGGGCTTTTGCAGTCGCTGGGTTTGGAATGTCTCTGGGCGTAATGCAATTCCTGTTTGGTCGCAAATACCTGGAGGCAGTCGGCAATCGCCCAATTGGTAAATCGGCCTCAGCCGAAGCCGTTGCCAATGCGAAAAGTCAGCAACCTGAAGGGTATGACAAGCCAATCACCAGGGAAGACTATAAACGGCTGGGCGCAGTTATCATTTTTTGTACCTTTGCGGTACTGTTTTGGGCCGTGTTTGAACAGGCGGGGTCCAGTCTGACGTTGTTTGCCGATCAGATGACCAACAACCAGGTTCTGGGAATCCCTTACCCATCAAGTTACTATCAGTCAGTCAATCCATTTTTCATTATTGCTCTGACACCGCTTTTTGCCTGGATGTGGGTGAAATGGGGTGAAAAACAACCTTCAACCCCTTTGAAATTCGGGATTGGGTTGTTCTTTGTCGGTGTGGGATTTGTAGTTGCGGCTTATGCCTCATCAATCGCGGGCAGCACCAACGCCAAAGTGGCAGCCTGGTGGTTGATCGCAGTTTACTTTATTCACACCGTTGGTGAACTGTGCCTCAGCCCGGTTGGACTCAGTACGATGACCAAACTGGCCCATCCAAAGCTGGTCGGCATGGTCATGGGGATTTGGTTTCTGGCACCGGCTATCGGCAACTTCATTGGTGGCTTTGTGGCCGGGTATTTCGACGCGAAGGATCCAGCCATTGTTGTGAAGTTGTTTGGCATTTTAGGGTGTGTTGCCATTGGGGGAGGGGTCGTGATGGCGCTACTCACTCCGGTTATTCGGAAGCTGATGGGCAATGTGAGATAA
- a CDS encoding insulinase family protein: protein MRTFNRMKKMYLLSLVLPALVVMSGFFQPNQAQYQKLPPLDPPKSVAFPKVVSKTLPNQLRVYVVEDHSLPIVALQLVTEAGSATAGTSTPGLAFFTARMLDQGTQTRSAQEIAGAIDSIGGTLSASAAYESAEISSAVLTEHSQLGFELVADLVQNAAFKPQEIERLREQLLGELQVEYGTPSFVADTALRRLVFGMTPAGTPLMGTPDTLKKLTRAQVVNFYKQNYVPNTSFLVVGGDISPDEAFAKAEKAFGAWKPGKAPKAARLTQPTMAKQLQCVVIDKPGAAQTEVRVGHPGITQIDPRYFQGLVMNSVLGDGYSARLNKEIRIKRGLSYGARSNLVAGRGIGLFRTRCSTKAQSTFEVVQIFLDEMKRIQAETIPDEELATRKLATTGDFVQELQSIQAVMEQVATTIHLGQNLKTLDEFIPNVNGVTVAQAQDFAKRQLNVSTPVIVLVGDYKVFEKDLSALKVTPTILKMGDFDPLQPKLVKAAKAKK from the coding sequence ATGAGAACATTCAATCGCATGAAAAAAATGTATCTGCTCAGTCTGGTACTGCCAGCACTGGTTGTGATGAGTGGATTTTTTCAACCCAATCAGGCGCAATATCAAAAGCTCCCGCCATTGGACCCGCCCAAATCAGTCGCTTTTCCAAAGGTTGTCTCAAAAACGCTGCCCAATCAACTTCGGGTATATGTCGTGGAAGATCACAGCCTGCCAATTGTCGCCCTGCAACTGGTCACTGAAGCTGGTTCGGCCACAGCGGGAACCTCAACCCCCGGACTGGCCTTTTTCACCGCCCGAATGCTTGATCAGGGGACACAAACCCGCAGTGCTCAGGAGATTGCCGGAGCGATTGATTCAATCGGCGGCACCCTTTCAGCCAGCGCCGCTTATGAATCAGCCGAAATTTCATCAGCCGTTCTCACCGAACACAGCCAGCTTGGGTTTGAACTGGTGGCCGATCTGGTTCAAAACGCGGCGTTTAAACCGCAGGAAATCGAACGGCTTCGCGAGCAGCTTCTGGGTGAATTACAGGTTGAGTATGGCACGCCGTCCTTTGTTGCCGACACTGCCCTGCGCCGCCTTGTGTTTGGAATGACCCCGGCTGGAACACCGCTGATGGGAACGCCCGATACACTCAAAAAACTGACCCGTGCCCAGGTGGTCAATTTCTATAAGCAAAACTATGTCCCCAACACTTCTTTCCTGGTGGTTGGCGGCGATATTTCCCCAGACGAAGCCTTTGCCAAAGCTGAAAAAGCCTTTGGCGCCTGGAAGCCCGGCAAGGCGCCCAAAGCGGCCCGATTGACACAACCGACGATGGCCAAACAACTTCAATGTGTGGTGATTGATAAACCAGGCGCGGCCCAAACCGAAGTCCGGGTTGGACATCCAGGCATTACCCAGATTGATCCCCGGTACTTCCAGGGACTGGTGATGAATAGCGTGTTGGGGGATGGATACTCAGCCCGGCTCAATAAGGAAATCCGCATTAAACGTGGTTTGAGTTATGGCGCCCGGAGCAATCTGGTGGCTGGCCGAGGGATTGGACTCTTCCGAACCCGGTGCAGCACCAAAGCCCAGTCTACCTTTGAAGTCGTCCAGATTTTTCTGGATGAGATGAAGCGCATTCAAGCGGAAACAATTCCCGACGAAGAACTGGCCACCCGCAAGCTGGCCACCACCGGAGACTTTGTCCAGGAATTGCAATCTATTCAGGCTGTGATGGAGCAGGTGGCAACCACCATCCACCTTGGACAGAACCTCAAGACCCTGGATGAATTTATCCCCAACGTGAATGGCGTGACGGTTGCCCAGGCGCAGGACTTCGCCAAACGGCAGTTGAATGTCTCCACACCGGTCATCGTGCTGGTTGGTGACTACAAAGTCTTTGAAAAAGACCTGAGCGCACTGAAAGTGACTCCGACCATTCTCAAAATGGGCGACTTCGACCCGCTCCAACCAAAGCTGGTCAAAGCGGCCAAAGCGAAAAAATGA
- a CDS encoding insulinase family protein — MPKQKMLTLLALVCVMLSTGLNWSPTQAQTKLPKLKIQTAELPNGLKVVLHEDHRLPLVAIQVWYHVGSKDERPGRTGFAHLFEHLMFKGTKNLPSESIDRLTEDVGGMNNAFTNDDVTVYLEIVPSHHLKRLLWAEADRMGALAVTEENFRSERDVVKEERRQSVENAPYGMVDEILYASVFTKHPYQHTTIGSMEDLNRATLADVNEFHQSFYAPNNATLVLSGDFDSAAILPVIKEYFSPISASSQPITRITVVEPPQTAERRLTYKDPNAPLPQVRIAFHTPGNGHSDSYALRLLGAILSNGQSSRLYQSLVYQQGLATEANGSGYFSEHPNLFSFVATLAPEKTLPEGEKSLLAEIEKLQTSGVTESELQKAKNQLLASKLNGWQSLMERAEALGQAATFFGDPNRALTDMEQLQAVSIADVQAVAKKYFTPQNRTVIYVSLPEAADTTKGTAGGAK, encoded by the coding sequence ATGCCAAAGCAAAAAATGCTGACGCTCCTGGCGTTGGTGTGTGTGATGTTGAGCACGGGTTTGAACTGGAGCCCAACCCAGGCTCAAACCAAACTTCCGAAATTAAAGATCCAAACGGCTGAATTGCCCAATGGCCTCAAGGTGGTGCTGCACGAGGACCATCGGCTGCCGCTGGTTGCAATCCAGGTCTGGTATCATGTTGGCTCAAAAGATGAGCGTCCCGGACGCACCGGCTTTGCCCATTTGTTTGAGCATTTAATGTTTAAAGGAACAAAAAACCTGCCCAGTGAATCCATTGACCGGTTGACTGAAGATGTCGGCGGAATGAACAACGCGTTTACTAATGATGATGTGACCGTGTATTTGGAAATTGTCCCATCACATCATTTGAAACGGTTGCTGTGGGCCGAAGCTGACCGCATGGGGGCATTGGCCGTCACTGAAGAAAATTTTCGATCTGAGCGCGATGTCGTCAAAGAAGAACGCCGTCAGTCAGTTGAAAATGCGCCTTATGGAATGGTTGATGAAATCCTGTATGCGTCGGTGTTTACCAAACATCCGTACCAGCACACGACCATTGGCAGCATGGAAGACCTGAACCGGGCGACACTGGCTGATGTGAATGAGTTTCATCAGTCCTTTTATGCGCCAAACAATGCAACGCTGGTGCTTTCCGGAGATTTTGATTCAGCGGCAATCCTTCCAGTCATCAAAGAATACTTCAGCCCGATTTCGGCCAGTTCGCAGCCGATTACCCGCATTACCGTGGTTGAGCCGCCCCAGACAGCCGAGCGCCGGTTGACCTACAAAGACCCAAATGCCCCATTGCCACAGGTCAGGATTGCATTTCATACCCCAGGGAATGGTCACTCTGACAGCTATGCCCTCAGGTTGTTGGGCGCCATCCTTTCTAATGGTCAAAGCTCACGCCTCTATCAATCACTGGTGTACCAGCAGGGGCTGGCCACTGAGGCCAATGGGAGCGGGTATTTTTCAGAACATCCCAATCTGTTCAGTTTTGTTGCCACGCTGGCGCCGGAAAAAACTTTACCAGAAGGTGAAAAATCCTTGCTGGCTGAGATTGAAAAACTGCAGACCTCAGGCGTCACAGAATCAGAGCTCCAAAAGGCAAAGAATCAATTGCTGGCTTCGAAACTCAATGGCTGGCAATCGCTGATGGAACGGGCTGAAGCGCTGGGCCAGGCGGCAACATTTTTTGGCGATCCGAATCGCGCCCTGACAGATATGGAGCAGTTGCAGGCGGTTTCCATCGCTGATGTTCAGGCCGTGGCCAAAAAGTACTTCACCCCCCAGAATCGAACGGTAATTTACGTGTCCTTACCCGAAGCCGCCGACACAACCAAAGGAACTGCCGGAGGTGCCAAATGA